The following coding sequences lie in one Arabidopsis thaliana chromosome 3, partial sequence genomic window:
- a CDS encoding TatD related DNase (TatD related DNase; FUNCTIONS IN: endodeoxyribonuclease activity, producing 5'-phosphomonoesters, deoxyribonuclease activity; INVOLVED IN: biological_process unknown; LOCATED IN: cellular_component unknown; EXPRESSED IN: 25 plant structures; EXPRESSED DURING: 13 growth stages; CONTAINS InterPro DOMAIN/s: Deoxyribonuclease, TatD Mg-dependent (InterPro:IPR012278), Deoxyribonuclease, TatD (InterPro:IPR015992), Deoxyribonuclease, TatD-related, conserved site (InterPro:IPR018228), Deoxyribonuclease, TatD-related (InterPro:IPR001130); BEST Arabidopsis thaliana protein match is: TatD related DNase (TAIR:AT3G03500.1); Has 35333 Blast hits to 34131 proteins in 2444 species: Archae - 798; Bacteria - 22429; Metazoa - 974; Fungi - 991; Plants - 531; Viruses - 0; Other Eukaryotes - 9610 (source: NCBI BLink).) codes for MASLKMIGKSDIAVNFTDGMFKGLYHGKNCHVPDIATVLNRAWSAGVDRIIVTGGSLEESREALAIAETDGRLFCTVGVHPTRCNEFEESGDPEKHYQALFSLAKEGMQKGKVVAIGECGLDYDRLQFCSVDIQKKYFEKQFELAYATKLPMFLHMRAAAEDFCEIVERNKNRFTGGVAHSFTGSASDRDKLLSFDKMYLGVNGCSLKTAENLEVMKGIPVERMMIETDSPYCDIKNTHAGIKFVKSTWPSKKKEKYDQESLVKGRNEPCLVRQVLEVVAGYKGLGDLNQVSSTLYHNTCRVFFPQDLDSAADALLSGHHETD; via the exons ATGGCGTCATTGAAGATGATAGGCAA ATCAGACATAGCCGTTAACTTCACAG ATGGGATGTTCAAAGGACTTTACCATGGCAAGAACTGTCATGTTCCGGATATTGCCACTGTCTTGAACCGGGCTTGGTCTGCTGGAGTCGATAGAATCATA GTAACTGGTGGGTCATTGGAAGAATCAAGAGAAGCTCTTGCAATTGCAGAGACtgatg GTAGGCTGTTTTGCACTGTTGGTGTTCATCCAACTAGATGCAAT GAGTTTGAAGAGAGTGGTGATCCGGAGAAGCATTACCAGGCTCTTTTTTCATTAGCCAAAGAAGGAATGCAGAAAGGGAAG GTGGTAGCAATTGGTGAATGTGGATTGGATTATGACAGGCTTCAATTTTGCTCAGTTGATATCCAGAAGAA gtattttgagaagcaatttGAACTAGCATATGCTACAAAGTTGCCAATGTTCCTACACATGCGAGCAGCTGCTGAAGATTTCTGTGAAATTGTTGAGAGAAACAAGAATAG GTTCACTGGAGGAGTTGCTCATTCATTTACTGGTAGTGCGTCGGACCGCGATAAGCTTCTCTCTTTCGATAAAATGTACCTTG GTGTGAACGGGTGCTCGTTGAAAACAGCTGAGAATCTTGAGGTAATGAAAGGAATACCAGTAGAGAGAATGATGATCGAAACCGACTCTCCATATTGTGATATCAAGAACACACACGCCGGAATCAAGTTTGTAAAGTCGACTTGGCCttccaagaaaaaagagaagtatGATCAAGAGTCCCTTGTCAAAGGCCGTAATGAGCCTTGTTTAGTCAG GCAAGTCCTTGAAGTGGTGGCTGGCTACAAAGGACTTGGCGATCTAAATCAAGTTAGCTCAACCTTGTACCACAACACTTGCAG GGTCTTCTTCCCTCAGGACTTAGATTCTGCTGCAGATGCTCTGCTTTCCGGGCACCACGAGACCGACTAG
- a CDS encoding TatD related DNase (TatD related DNase; FUNCTIONS IN: endodeoxyribonuclease activity, producing 5'-phosphomonoesters, deoxyribonuclease activity; INVOLVED IN: biological_process unknown; LOCATED IN: cellular_component unknown; EXPRESSED IN: 25 plant structures; EXPRESSED DURING: 13 growth stages; CONTAINS InterPro DOMAIN/s: Deoxyribonuclease, TatD Mg-dependent (InterPro:IPR012278), Deoxyribonuclease, TatD (InterPro:IPR015992), Deoxyribonuclease, TatD-related, conserved site (InterPro:IPR018228), Deoxyribonuclease, TatD-related (InterPro:IPR001130); BEST Arabidopsis thaliana protein match is: TatD related DNase (TAIR:AT3G03500.1); Has 9584 Blast hits to 9559 proteins in 2684 species: Archae - 131; Bacteria - 6791; Metazoa - 296; Fungi - 190; Plants - 99; Viruses - 0; Other Eukaryotes - 2077 (source: NCBI BLink).), which yields MASLKMIDIAVNFTDGMFKGLYHGKNCHVPDIATVLNRAWSAGVDRIIVTGGSLEESREALAIAETDGRLFCTVGVHPTRCNEFEESGDPEKHYQALFSLAKEGMQKGKVVAIGECGLDYDRLQFCSVDIQKKYFEKQFELAYATKLPMFLHMRAAAEDFCEIVERNKNRFTGGVAHSFTGSASDRDKLLSFDKMYLGVNGCSLKTAENLEVMKGIPVERMMIETDSPYCDIKNTHAGIKFVKSTWPSKKKEKYDQESLVKGRNEPCLVRQVLEVVAGYKGLGDLNQVSSTLYHNTCRVFFPQDLDSAADALLSGHHETD from the exons ATGGCGTCATTGAAGATGATAG ACATAGCCGTTAACTTCACAG ATGGGATGTTCAAAGGACTTTACCATGGCAAGAACTGTCATGTTCCGGATATTGCCACTGTCTTGAACCGGGCTTGGTCTGCTGGAGTCGATAGAATCATA GTAACTGGTGGGTCATTGGAAGAATCAAGAGAAGCTCTTGCAATTGCAGAGACtgatg GTAGGCTGTTTTGCACTGTTGGTGTTCATCCAACTAGATGCAAT GAGTTTGAAGAGAGTGGTGATCCGGAGAAGCATTACCAGGCTCTTTTTTCATTAGCCAAAGAAGGAATGCAGAAAGGGAAG GTGGTAGCAATTGGTGAATGTGGATTGGATTATGACAGGCTTCAATTTTGCTCAGTTGATATCCAGAAGAA gtattttgagaagcaatttGAACTAGCATATGCTACAAAGTTGCCAATGTTCCTACACATGCGAGCAGCTGCTGAAGATTTCTGTGAAATTGTTGAGAGAAACAAGAATAG GTTCACTGGAGGAGTTGCTCATTCATTTACTGGTAGTGCGTCGGACCGCGATAAGCTTCTCTCTTTCGATAAAATGTACCTTG GTGTGAACGGGTGCTCGTTGAAAACAGCTGAGAATCTTGAGGTAATGAAAGGAATACCAGTAGAGAGAATGATGATCGAAACCGACTCTCCATATTGTGATATCAAGAACACACACGCCGGAATCAAGTTTGTAAAGTCGACTTGGCCttccaagaaaaaagagaagtatGATCAAGAGTCCCTTGTCAAAGGCCGTAATGAGCCTTGTTTAGTCAG GCAAGTCCTTGAAGTGGTGGCTGGCTACAAAGGACTTGGCGATCTAAATCAAGTTAGCTCAACCTTGTACCACAACACTTGCAG GGTCTTCTTCCCTCAGGACTTAGATTCTGCTGCAGATGCTCTGCTTTCCGGGCACCACGAGACCGACTAG
- the SYP122 gene encoding syntaxin of plants 122 (syntaxin of plants 122 (SYP122); FUNCTIONS IN: SNAP receptor activity; INVOLVED IN: in 9 processes; LOCATED IN: plasma membrane; EXPRESSED IN: 22 plant structures; EXPRESSED DURING: 10 growth stages; CONTAINS InterPro DOMAIN/s: Target SNARE coiled-coil domain (InterPro:IPR000727), t-SNARE (InterPro:IPR010989), Syntaxin/epimorphin, conserved site (InterPro:IPR006012), Syntaxin, N-terminal (InterPro:IPR006011); BEST Arabidopsis thaliana protein match is: syntaxin of plants 121 (TAIR:AT3G11820.2); Has 2448 Blast hits to 2448 proteins in 275 species: Archae - 5; Bacteria - 34; Metazoa - 1056; Fungi - 527; Plants - 461; Viruses - 0; Other Eukaryotes - 365 (source: NCBI BLink).), with protein MNDLLSGSFKTSVADGSSPPHSHNIEMSKAKVSGGSCHGGNNLDTFFLDVEVVNEDLKELDRLCHNLRSSNEQSKTLHNANAVKELKKKMDADVTAALKTARRLKGNLEALDRANEVNRSLPESGPGSSSDRQRTSVVNGLRKKLKDEMEKFSRVRETITNEYKETVGRMCFTVTGEYPDEATLERLISTGESETFLQKAIQEQGRGRILDTINEIQERHDAVKDIEKSLNELHQVFLDMAVLVEHQGAQLDDIEGNVKRANSLVRSGADRLVKARFYQKNTRKWTCFAILLLLIIVVLIVVFTVKPWESNGGGGGGAPRQATPVQAQPPPPPAVNRRLLR; from the exons ATGAACGATCTTCTCTCCGGCTCGTTTAAAACCTCCGTCGCGGACGGTTCATCGCCGCCGCACTCACACAACATCGAGATGTCAAAAGCGAAAGTCTCCGGCGGAAGTTGCCACGGTGGTAACAACCTAGACACGTTCTTCCTCGACGTGGAGGTTGTAAACGAAGACCTTAAAGAGCTAGATCGTCTCTGTCACAACCTCCGATCGAGCAACGAACAGAGCAAGACGCTTCATAACGCTAACGCGGTGaaggagctgaagaagaagatggacgCTGACGTCACTGCTGCGCTTAAGACGGCGAGGCGCTTGAAAGGAAACCTCGAGGCTTTAGATCGGGCTAATGAAGTCAACCGAAGTTTACCGGAAAGTGGACCGGGTTCGTCGTCGGACCGGCAAAGAACTTCGGTGGTTAACGGGTTGAGGAAGAAGCTGAAGGATGAGATGGAAAAATTTAGTCGAGTGAGAGAAACGATCACGAATGAGTACAAAGAGACGGTTGGGAGAATGTGCTTCACCGTCACCGGCGAATATCCCGACGAAGCTACCCTCGAGCGTCTCATCTCCACAG GTGAAAGTGAAACATTTTTGCAGAAAGCGATTCAAGAACAAGGTCGTGGTAGGATTTTGGACACTATTAACGAGATACAGGAGAGGCACGACGCAGTGAAAGATATTGAGAAGAGTTTGAATGAGTTGCACCAAGTGTTTCTTGATATGGCTGTGTTGGTTGAGCATCAGGGTGCACAGCTTGATGACATTGAAGGCAACGTCAAACGAGCTAACTCGCTTGTTCGGTCTGGTGCGGACCGGCTTGTTAAGGCACGGTTTTATCAGAAGAACACACGGAAGTGGACTTGCTTTGCCATTTTGCTATTGCTCATTATTGTGGTTTTAATTGTGGTGTTTACTGTTAAGCCTTGGGAGAGTAATGGTGGGGGAGGTGGAGGTGCACCTCGTCAAGCTACTCCGGTTCAAGCTCAGCCACCGCCACCTCCGGCTGTGAATCGGCGGCTACTACgctaa
- the OEP7 gene encoding outer envelope membrane protein 7 (outer envelope membrane protein 7 (OEP7); Has 66 Blast hits to 66 proteins in 15 species: Archae - 0; Bacteria - 0; Metazoa - 0; Fungi - 0; Plants - 66; Viruses - 0; Other Eukaryotes - 0 (source: NCBI BLink).) codes for MGKTSGAKQATVVVAAMALGWLAIEIAFKPFLDKFRSSIDKSDPTKDPDDFDTAATATTSKEGL; via the coding sequence ATGGGAAAAACTTCGGGAGCGAAACAGGCGACTGTGGTGGTCGCAGCGATGGCGTTAGGATGGTTAGCCATAGAGATCGCTTTCAAGCCTTTCCTCGATAAATTCCGCTCCTCAATCGACAAATCTGACCCAACCAAAGACCCCGATGACTTCGACACCGCCGCTACTGCAACCACATCCAAAGAGGGTTTgtaa
- the PAD4 gene encoding alpha/beta-Hydrolases superfamily protein (PHYTOALEXIN DEFICIENT 4 (PAD4); CONTAINS InterPro DOMAIN/s: Lipase, class 3 (InterPro:IPR002921); BEST Arabidopsis thaliana protein match is: senescence-associated gene 101 (TAIR:AT5G14930.2); Has 722 Blast hits to 622 proteins in 73 species: Archae - 0; Bacteria - 23; Metazoa - 17; Fungi - 11; Plants - 620; Viruses - 1; Other Eukaryotes - 50 (source: NCBI BLink).): MDDCRFETSELQASVMISTPLFTDSWSSCNTANCNGSIKIHDIAGITYVAIPAVSMIQLGNLVGLPVTGDVLFPGLSSDEPLPMVDAAILKLFLQLKIKEGLELELLGKKLVVITGHSTGGALAAFTALWLLSQSSPPSFRVFCITFGSPLLGNQSLSTSISRSRLAHNFCHVVSIHDLVPRSSNEQFWPFGTYLFCSDKGGVCLDNAGSVRLMFNILNTTATQNTEEHQRYGHYVFTLSHMFLKSRSFLGGSIPDNSYQAGVALAVEALGFSNDDTSGVLVKECIETATRIVRAPILRSAELANELASVLPARLEIQWYKDRCDASEEQLGYYDFFKRYSLKRDFKVNMSRIRLAKFWDTVIKMVETNELPFDFHLGKKWIYASQFYQLLAEPLDIANFYKNRDIKTGGHYLEGNRPKRYEVIDKWQKGVKVPEECVRSRYASTTQDTCFWAKLEQAKEWLDEARKESSDPQRRSLLREKIVPFESYANTLVTKKEVSLDVKAKNSSYSVWEANLKEFKCKMGYENEIEMVVDESDAMET, encoded by the exons ATGGACGATTGTCGATTCGAGACGAGTGAGTTGCAAGCTTCGGTAATGATATCGACTCCTTTATTTACCGATTCTTGGAGTTCATGCAACACCGCAAATTGCAACGGGAGTATAAAGATCCATGACATCGCCGGGATTACATACGTTGCTATACCGGCGGTATCGATGATTCAGTTGGGGAATCTTGTGGGCTTGCCAGTCACCGGAGATGTTCTTTTCCCCGGCTTATCCTCCGATGAACCTCTACCTATGGTCGACGCTGCCATACTCAAACTCTTTCTTCAGTTaaag ATCAAGGAAGGATTGGAATTGGAATTGTTAGGTAAAAAGCTGGTGGTGATAACCGGCCATTCAACCGGCGGCGCATTGGCCGCTTTCACCGCACTTTGGCTTCTATCTCAATCTTCTCCGCCGTCATTCCGCGTCTTTTGTATCACCTTTGGCTCTCCTCTGCTCGGAAACCAATCTCTCTCCACCTCAATTTCACGATCACGTTTAGCACACAACTTCTGCCACGTGGTCTCCATCCACGACCTCGTTCCTAGAAGCAGCAATGAACAATTCTGGCCCTTTGGAACTTACTTGTTCTGTTCCGACAAAGGAGGTGTCTGTCTAGACAACGCTGGTTCTGTTCGTCTGATGTTTAATATCCTCAACACCACAGCAACTCAAAACACCGAGGAACATCAGAGGTACGGACACTATGTGTTCACACTTTCACACATGTTTCTTAAATCTAGAAGCTTTCTTGGTGGGAGTATCCCCGACAATAGCTACCAAGCTGGTGTTGCGTTAGCCGTTGAAGCTCTAGGTTTCTCTAACGATGACACAAGTGGCGTTTTAGTCAAAGAATGTATAGAAACAGCTACAAGAATTGTTCGGGCTCCTATTCTGAGGTCAGCTGAGTTAGCCAATGAGCTTGCTAGTGTCTTGCCAGCAAGACTCGAGATTCAATGGTACAAAGATCGTTGCGATGCATCAGAAGAGCAGCTAGGTTACTACGATTTCTTCAAACGATATTCGTTGAAGAGAGACTTTAAAGTGAACATGAGTCGCATAAGACTAGCTAAGTTTTGGGACACAGTGATTAAAATGGTGGAGACGAATGAGTTaccttttgattttcatttagGAAAGAAATGGATTTACGCATCTCAATTTTATCAACTCTTAGCCGAGCCACTCGACATTGCGAATTTctacaaaaacagagatataAAGACTGGCGGGCATTACTTGGAGGGGAATAGACCTAAAAGGTATGAGGTGATTGATAAATGGCAGAAAGGAGTTAAAGTGCCTGAGGAGTGTGTGAGAAGCAGATACGCGAGCACAACGCAAGATACTTGCTTTTGGGCTAAGCTTGAGCAAGCAAAAGAGTGGTTGGATGAGGCGAGAAAAGAGAGTAGTGATCCCCAGAGGAGATCTTTGTTACGGGAAAAGATTGTTCCATTCGAGAGTTATGCGAATACATTGGTGACGAAGAAGGAGGTTTCTTTGGATGTTAAAGCGAAGAACTCGAGTTATAGTGTGTGGGAGGCGAATCTGAAAGAGTTCAAGTGCAAAATGGgttatgaaaatgaaattgagaTGGTTGTTGATGAGAGTGACGCAATGGAGACTTAG
- a CDS encoding Dof-type zinc finger DNA-binding family protein, with amino-acid sequence MHAYIIHSYSDRLKKSERDMERAEALTSSFIWRPNANANAEITPSCPRCGSSNTKFCYYNNYSLTQPRYFCKGCRRYWTKGGSLRNVPVGGGCRKSRRPKSSSGNNTKTSLTANSGNPGGGSPSIDLALVYANFLNPKPDESILQENCDLATTDFLVDNPTGTSMDPSWSMDINDGHHDHYINPVEHIVEECGYNGLPPFPGEELLSLDTNGVWSDALLIGHNHVDVGVTPVQAVHEPVVHFADESNDSTNLLFGSWSPFDFTADG; translated from the coding sequence ATGCATGCGTATATAATACATTCGTATTCCGATAGACTAAAGAAGAGCGAGAGAGATATGGAGAGAGCAGAGGCCTTGACATCATCGTTTATATGGCGGccaaacgcaaacgcaaacgcGGAGATCACGCCGAGTTGTCCAAGATGTGGATCCTCTAACACAAAGTTCTGTTACTACAACAACTATAGCCTCACTCAGCCTCGCTACTTCTGCAAAGGCTGCCGCAGATATTGGACCAAAGGTGGTTCCCTCCGCAATGTTCCTGTAGGCGGTGGCTGTCGAAAATCCCGCCGCCCCAAATCATCTTCTGGTAACAATACTAAAACTAGCCTAACCGCTAATTCTGGCAACCCCGGTGGTGGTTCACCAAGCATCGATCTTGCTCTTGTTTACGCCAATTTCTTGAATCCAAAGCCTGACGAATCtatactacaagaaaattgCGACTTAGCCACTACGGATTTTTTGGTAGATAATCCTACCGGCACTTCCATGGACCCTTCATGGAGTATGGACATCAATGATGGTCATCATGATCATTATATTAATCCGGTGGAACACATTGTGGAGGAATGTGGTTATAATGGCTTGCCTCCATTTCCTGGTGAAGAGCTTCTCTCTTTAGACACTAATGGTGTTTGGTCTGATGCTTTGTTGATTGGTCATAACCATGTAGACGTTGGCGTGACTCCGGTTCAGGCTGTACACGAACCGGTGGTTCATTTCGCTGACGAATCCAATGATTCCACCAATCTCTTGTTTGGAAGTTGGAGCCCTTTTGATTTCACTGCCGATGGATGA
- a CDS encoding Dof-type zinc finger DNA-binding family protein (Dof-type zinc finger DNA-binding family protein; CONTAINS InterPro DOMAIN/s: Zinc finger, Dof-type (InterPro:IPR003851); BEST Arabidopsis thaliana protein match is: Dof-type zinc finger DNA-binding family protein (TAIR:AT1G21340.1); Has 1099 Blast hits to 1090 proteins in 57 species: Archae - 0; Bacteria - 0; Metazoa - 2; Fungi - 0; Plants - 1092; Viruses - 0; Other Eukaryotes - 5 (source: NCBI BLink).) — translation MERAEALTSSFIWRPNANANAEITPSCPRCGSSNTKFCYYNNYSLTQPRYFCKGCRRYWTKGGSLRNVPVGGGCRKSRRPKSSSGNNTKTSLTANSGNPGGGSPSIDLALVYANFLNPKPDESILQENCDLATTDFLVDNPTGTSMDPSWSMDINDGHHDHYINPVEHIVEECGYNGLPPFPGEELLSLDTNGVWSDALLIGHNHVDVGVTPVQAVHEPVVHFADESNDSTNLLFGSWSPFDFTADG, via the coding sequence ATGGAGAGAGCAGAGGCCTTGACATCATCGTTTATATGGCGGccaaacgcaaacgcaaacgcGGAGATCACGCCGAGTTGTCCAAGATGTGGATCCTCTAACACAAAGTTCTGTTACTACAACAACTATAGCCTCACTCAGCCTCGCTACTTCTGCAAAGGCTGCCGCAGATATTGGACCAAAGGTGGTTCCCTCCGCAATGTTCCTGTAGGCGGTGGCTGTCGAAAATCCCGCCGCCCCAAATCATCTTCTGGTAACAATACTAAAACTAGCCTAACCGCTAATTCTGGCAACCCCGGTGGTGGTTCACCAAGCATCGATCTTGCTCTTGTTTACGCCAATTTCTTGAATCCAAAGCCTGACGAATCtatactacaagaaaattgCGACTTAGCCACTACGGATTTTTTGGTAGATAATCCTACCGGCACTTCCATGGACCCTTCATGGAGTATGGACATCAATGATGGTCATCATGATCATTATATTAATCCGGTGGAACACATTGTGGAGGAATGTGGTTATAATGGCTTGCCTCCATTTCCTGGTGAAGAGCTTCTCTCTTTAGACACTAATGGTGTTTGGTCTGATGCTTTGTTGATTGGTCATAACCATGTAGACGTTGGCGTGACTCCGGTTCAGGCTGTACACGAACCGGTGGTTCATTTCGCTGACGAATCCAATGATTCCACCAATCTCTTGTTTGGAAGTTGGAGCCCTTTTGATTTCACTGCCGATGGATGA
- the PUB22 gene encoding plant U-box 22 (plant U-box 22 (PUB22); CONTAINS InterPro DOMAIN/s: U box domain (InterPro:IPR003613), Armadillo-type fold (InterPro:IPR016024); BEST Arabidopsis thaliana protein match is: plant U-box 23 (TAIR:AT2G35930.1); Has 2414 Blast hits to 2402 proteins in 185 species: Archae - 0; Bacteria - 30; Metazoa - 243; Fungi - 90; Plants - 1816; Viruses - 3; Other Eukaryotes - 232 (source: NCBI BLink).): MDQEIEIPSFFLCPISLDIMKDPVIVSTGITYDRESIEKWLFSGKKNSCPVTKQVITETDLTPNHTLRRLIQSWCTLNASYGIERIPTPKPPICKSEIEKLIKESSSSHLNQVKCLKRLRQIVSENTTNKRCLEAAEVPEFLANIVSNSVDTYNSPSSSLSSSNLNDMCQSNMLENRFDSSRSLMDEALSVLYHLDTSETALKSLLNNKKGTNLVKTLTKIMQRGIYESRAYAALLLKKLLEVADPMQIILLERELFGEVIQILHDQISHKATRSAMQILVITCPWGRNRHKAVEGGTISMIIELLMDDTFSSERRNSEMAMVVLDMLCQCAEGRAEFLNHGAAIAVVSKKILRVSQITSERAVRVLLSVGRFCATPSLLQEMLQLGVVAKLCLVLQVSCGNKTKEKAKELLKLHARVWRESPCVPRNLYDSYPA, encoded by the coding sequence ATGGATCAAGAGATAGAGATTCCTTCCTTCTTCCTTTGTCCAATCTCTCTAGATATCATGAAAGATCCGGTGATAGTTTCCACCGGAATAACCTACGACCGAGAAAGCATCGAGAAGTGGCTCTTTTCCGGTAAGAAAAACTCATGTCCAGTCACCAAACAAGTCATAACCGAAACTGATCTTACCCCAAACCACACTCTTCGCCGTTTGATTCAATCTTGGTGTACCCTCAACGCATCATATGGTATAGAGAGGATCCCAACTCCAAAACCTCCGATCTGTAAATCGGAGATCGAAAAGCTTATCAAAGAGTCGTCATCTTCGCATCTAAACCAAGTCAAATGCCTCAAACGACTTCGTCAAATAGTATCTGAGAATACAACCAACAAACGGTGCTTAGAAGCCGCAGAAGTTCCGGAGTTTTTGGCAAATATCGTAAGCAACTCTGTAGATACGTAtaactctccttcttcttcactttcttcttcgaatCTCAACGACATGTGTCAGTCAAACATGTTGGAGAATCGATTTGATTCTTCAAGAAGCTTGATGGACGAAGCCCTAAGCGTACTCTACCATCTTGACACATCGGAGACAGCCCTCAAGAGTCTTTTAAACAACAAGAAAGGAACAAATCTTGTGAAAACGTTGACGAAGATTATGCAACGTGGGATCTACGAGTCAAGAGCCTATGCGGCTTTGCTTCTCAAGAAGCTCCTGGAAGTTGCGGATCCAATGCAGATCATATTGTTGGAACGAGAACTTTTCGGTGAGGTGATTCAAATCTTGCACGACCAGATCTCTCACAAGGCGACAAGATCAGCAATGCAAATCTTGGTGATCACATGTCCATGGGGAAGGAATAGACACAAGGCAGTGGAAGGTGGAACAATCTCGATGATAATCGAGCTTTTAATGGACGATACTTTCTCATCAGAGAGAAGGAATTCAGAGATGGCGATGGTGGTTCTTGATATGTTATGTCAGTGCGCAGAAGGAAGAGCTGAGTTCTTGAATCACGGTGCCGCTATTGCGGTTGTGTCTAAGAAGATATTGAGGGTCTCACAAATAACTAGTGAAAGGGCAGTTAGGGTTTTGCTTTCGGTTGGGAGGTTCTGCGCGACACCCTCTTTGTTGCAGGAGATGTTGCAATTGGGAGTTGTAGCAAAGCTGTGTCTGGTACTTCAAGTTAGCTGTGGTAACAAGACTAAAGAAAAGGCTAAAGAATTGCTTAAGCTTCACGCTAGGGTTTGGAGGGAATCACCTTGTGTCCCAAGAAATTTGTATGATTCGTATCCTGCTTGA